The sequence below is a genomic window from Lysobacter capsici.
CAGATCGATCAGATCGGCGAGCCAGGCCGCCGCATCGGCGTATTCGCGCAGGCGCCGTTGCTGATCGGTCAACACGATGATCGGCTCGCTGCCGACCGAATAGTCCAGGCACAGGGTCTTGTTGCGCTCGTCGATCGCGATGGCGATCAAACGACGGTCGTCCGCGACCACGGCGGCATAGGCATCGTCGCGATAGCCTTCGCGGGCGCGCAATTGCGCGAAGGAAAACCACTCGCCCAGCGGCAGCAGGCGCGCGCGCGGAATCAGCCATTCGGCCTTGAGCCACTGGCCCAGTTGTTCGATCGAGTCGGCCCGCGCCATTCGTACCGCGCCGCCGTCGTAGCGCGCATACAGCGTGCGCAGCCAGGCCGGCACGACGATGTCCAGCCGCGTTTCCGTTTCAGCGATGGCCTCGGCGGTGGCCGCCACCCGACCCAGGTTGAGTTCCTCGTCCCAGAAGGTGTCCAGCGTCGGCGCGCGGCCGTACACCATCCACTGCAACGACGACGCACCGCTCATCTCAGATCTCCACCTGCGCGCCCAGTTCGACCAGCCGGTTGCCGGGAATATGGAAGAACCCGGTCGCCGGCGCGGCATTGCGATGCATGAAGGCGAACAGGCGATCGCGCCAGATCGGCATGCCGCGATGGCGGCCGGCGACGACGGTCTCGCGGCTGGCGAAATACGTCGTGTCCATCGGGTCGAAATACACCCCGCCGGCATCGCACGAACGCATCAGCGCCAGCGGCACGTCGTGCACTTCCATGAAGCCGAAACGGATCAGCACGCGATAGAAATCGTTGCCGATCGCCTCGATCTTCAGGCGTTTTTCCGGCGGCGCGTACGGCACGCCGAGCGTATGCACGGTCAGGAACACGTTGCGCTGGTGCAGCACCTTGTTGTGCTTGAGGTTGTGCATCAGCCCGTGCGGCACCACGTCCTTGTCGGCGGTCATGAAGATCGCCGTGCCCGGCACCCGCACCGGCGGCGCGAGCATCAGGCCGGGCAGGAAGCTGTCGAGCGCGATGCCTTCCTTGCGCACTTCTTCGTGCAGCAGCGCGCGGCCACGGCGCCAGGTGCGCATCATCGTGAACAAGATCACCCCGAGCAGCAGCGGGAACCAGGCCCCGTCCAGGAACTTGATGATGTTGGCGTAGAAGAACGCGACATCGACCAGCACGAACATCGCCGCGAGCAGCCAGAACAACGGCGCCGGCACCTTGGTGTTGGCCCGCAGGTAGATGATCATCAGCACGCTGGTGATCAGCATGGTGCCGGTCACCGACACGCCGTAGGCGGTGGCCAGCGCGGTCGAACTGCCGAAGCCGACCACCGACACGATCACCAGCGCCAGCAGCATCCAGTTGACCGCCGGGATATAGATCTGGCCGATGGTGTCGCGCGAGGTGTGCTTGATCTGCATGCGCGGGATGTAACCCAGTTGCATGGCCTGACGCGCGACCGAGTACGCGCCGGTTATGACCGCCTGCGAGGCGATCACGGTCGCCGCCGTGGCCAGGCCGATCATCGGAAACAGCGCCCATTGCGGCACCGCTTCGAAGAACGGATTGCCGACCGCGCTGGGCCTGTTGAGCATCAGCGCGCCCTGGCCGAGGTAGTTCAAGGTCAATGCGGGCAGCGCGAAATAGGTCCAGGCCAGGCGGATCGGCCATTTGCCGAAATGCCCCATGTCGGCGTACAGCGCCTCGCCGCCGGTCACCGCCAGTACCACCGCGCCGAGCACGAACACCGCATGCCAGTTGTGTTCCATGAAGAAGCGCACGCCCCAGATCGGGTTCAGCGCCTTGATCACCTGCGGCGCCTCGACGATGTTGTAGACACCGATCGCGCCGAGCACCAGGAACCACACGATCATCACCGGGCCGAACGCCCTGCCGACGTTCGCGGTGCCGAAGCGCTGGGCCAGGAACACCAGCACCAGCACGGCCACGGTGATCGGCACGACGAAATGGTCCAGATGCGGCGCCGCCACCTGCAGGCCTTCGACCGCCGACAGCACCGAGATCGCCGGGGTGATCACGCCGTCGCCGAAAAACAGCGAGGCGCCGAAGATGCCGAGAATGCCGACGATGTAGACCCCGCGCGGGTGGTGCTTGAGCGTGCGCTGGGTCAGCGCGGTCAGGGCCATGATCCCGCCCTCGCCGTCGTTGTCGGCGCGCATGATCACCGCGACGTATTTGAACGTCACCACGATCATCAGCGACCAGAACACCAGCGACAGGATGCCGAGCACGGTGTGTTCGTTGGGGATCAGGCCGTAGTGCGGCGAGAACGCTTCTTTCAGCGTGTACAGCGGGCTGGTGCCGATGTCGCCGAAGACCACGCCGATCGCGCCGGCGACCAGGCCGGCCATGCCGGTCTTGGCGTGGCCGGAAGCGTGATCGGCCTGCGGGTGGGACGGCTCGTTCGCGGACATGCGCCTTCCTGGAGGTAGGGCGGCAGGGGCCCGCGCGGCGGACCGGCGGGCGAAGGAGGGACTTTAGCGGTTTGCCGGTGACGCCGATGCGGCGCAGGTCGACCCCGGG
It includes:
- a CDS encoding potassium transporter Kup translates to MAGLVAGAIGVVFGDIGTSPLYTLKEAFSPHYGLIPNEHTVLGILSLVFWSLMIVVTFKYVAVIMRADNDGEGGIMALTALTQRTLKHHPRGVYIVGILGIFGASLFFGDGVITPAISVLSAVEGLQVAAPHLDHFVVPITVAVLVLVFLAQRFGTANVGRAFGPVMIVWFLVLGAIGVYNIVEAPQVIKALNPIWGVRFFMEHNWHAVFVLGAVVLAVTGGEALYADMGHFGKWPIRLAWTYFALPALTLNYLGQGALMLNRPSAVGNPFFEAVPQWALFPMIGLATAATVIASQAVITGAYSVARQAMQLGYIPRMQIKHTSRDTIGQIYIPAVNWMLLALVIVSVVGFGSSTALATAYGVSVTGTMLITSVLMIIYLRANTKVPAPLFWLLAAMFVLVDVAFFYANIIKFLDGAWFPLLLGVILFTMMRTWRRGRALLHEEVRKEGIALDSFLPGLMLAPPVRVPGTAIFMTADKDVVPHGLMHNLKHNKVLHQRNVFLTVHTLGVPYAPPEKRLKIEAIGNDFYRVLIRFGFMEVHDVPLALMRSCDAGGVYFDPMDTTYFASRETVVAGRHRGMPIWRDRLFAFMHRNAAPATGFFHIPGNRLVELGAQVEI